The Toxorhynchites rutilus septentrionalis strain SRP chromosome 3, ASM2978413v1, whole genome shotgun sequence genome includes a region encoding these proteins:
- the LOC129775450 gene encoding serine-rich adhesin for platelets isoform X1: METMHYDSMAADSDGDQQNNSSSATLKAVVICEGNLHDPDFQARLEGLVARLTTLVKEPTDDGKLEVDKVEPWNSVRVTLSIPKEAAVKLRRLAAEGNSALRALGILSVQLEGDTVLSLRLVGQEIVLRTDNSTTTGPTTANNGNSGLGELTRILSQQQSHQQHHHVQLQHGQQLSLSHEPMAGPSKAPPHVQHKPTLPPATPVPVTAATPIVNGPATVDGAVFKSPNTICPMDGKLPVPIPNVVESCEYPFESMTQARVIQRRENTLGIVPTAGPSGVAKASLVPNSNHFVAPNPPPPPPPPSYQAAIAAVSTIKSGPASVGAVGGSATTGSIGNVAMTSPLLVNLLQNESVIPQSLTSTSKIVPLIKQELITAGVTSANTILGKASAVIGITSNSNLVNVINDNEQIVNSGGRQTPTCAVTNSTNNPVQPVIVNNSGVTVTVTQTAAAPITSNSAVTAQHTLLVNNSNAGVVPIVTGPVTGPTISASANTNLNIMTNNSNITNTASNNQNVLNVPPSLVTPPISVPSSSKNVSVQQQQPRINCGSSGAGMIRPSTTQQALRSQSMGVGIVQQQQQQQQQRPHLLTLHQTHSQQINISRFSVQQHQNIPFRQPSAPQMQPQQQQPTPANSRWAAPVSMDSATKSSYQEFTRYQMQYNLSQQQLNKQPQNATPAGNSDLLGLGSLSDLPDFGKNDLDSLLPTLNSADLDGAFLDGLDLDLEQSLTPTGGPLAKPERKWKQQCLINPLTGELEETQIEESAEENDEDASKNFPEFHSEMSNSLYSDDDTSCSTGFSKFTSDVSDTERSIPVEGASSGGLSNALHGAANASLGKLGKPGKVKKEKLKDGTKSASKTKEKKPREKKSALSLKQVKTKAKIVSTESGGESPGSQEKIKLRLKLEKSESISVSLVQPQPISGSSVSGLSSSKKVQSSQVLIGSSSTHSGFGNITSASAVSVGMASLQTSLSASSLSPSSPALSVVSCLTQQHQQHQQSLSQQALNSAFTGTNNSAGITTSNSSASLQTPSPAGEELRVPPLHISLRGKNSVVIKNSRKDRKKSQSSEENSDGNNFQHSKKNAIKRSSHSTDSRLTVVMTSDASIRLKLEDSGVSATPGSSSMPSSPNHHNHISIGNSGTGCATTTSIVNSKVKSNKIEDLNHPTVIGSELIGSEHHHKRCAADSVHSPNGLMCPEKKRRLSSGPSGNQQQTSSIDDLSVNSSSTSAATSINEINEIYETLISTTASGPIGSTNVGTLPHSSLLAAATSSAKNLKSSSTNNSINNNNAFGKCISNNKTLVKPAQSSPTTSSVSSPGALAAAPNTLSSTQSSKLSSSSPSSEASESGKLSSERNSDISGGETDGKDTECSRKSCDIATTTSGLELSVNQRINNTHHHHHNRPPEKMGDSLPNCDPSTTPLQVPTIANAGGHMLGQGVRGSPGSQAQGEDSGIESMDALSEKSPHQLSHSPQGNEPNKLLRMDSPKAKVAVTVDPKELLKVDCTSNNNNSHVNLDEYIDIEAALAKMEGLNDIQVAATTERTAKLNGDHSTLMQPAKQELDLLDHNTLMKLDSANLSKILDDIDDDELVMSDTALKGNSVEVSSSEIISLEQKSAGLTGKEAEDWYEKAGKRQQQQQQQQQTEEEANDILTNSSNNNLADKAEIKLDTKQLVLDDCCSNKEVLSLKNECDSKVIDCKSVIKIDSEEAIVNNIKQEQSGNKANAENSNSKTLVAELGEQTHAEKVTFNAQVSCVELKELKVGDLNNIAEPKPRHEQPPLYSYSSEKARERRSAASSTSSTSSTPTVMEIIDLDDSGKSNDVEHLPNQPQNKEIHSPLSIDIPLHPESGENRVRTRASSKLESPLEPPRQSPSVDSPAAERLKSTTKQSEKSSNANTTAPVSGDRMSPKTLLKSSKRKRQGSESSTQSCISDDIPSRAKKPRKAAAAVACAEKPKKANASRSVQKRKTASPPNTTVMPATTPTVEDSSDSDEPLIEIAGKFRNSKLTKPSSSSTTTSSTNSTTSSTTPSSTYSSSSSTTGTSIGSSTSSAALITEKEKTLRNHKTPTNSKASGSSSHNTSVSSASSNSAGSGGTTVHRSNALLKSAHHASASVNTNATSVSDEKISTRRSVRMTTSTLSTAAMNSKAKANASTVSAVQHSVTSSASSDNQKESVNHHNASQHKSNHHVNHQHSSASNPKVVVSAGDSKTAAGSIALAATEPSTTTTMEVRRKTRSAGLDPTTEGRRRRVSRDSK; this comes from the exons ATGGAAACGATGCATTATGATTC AATGGCGGCCGATAGTGACGGTGATCAACAAAATAACAGCAGCAGTGCTACGCTGAAAGCGGTTGTCATTTGCGAAGGCAATCTCCACGATCCCGATTTTCAAGCGCGATTAGAGGGCTTAGTCGCCAGATTAACCACACTGGTGAAGGAGCCAACGGATGACGGGAAGCTCGAGGTTGACAAG GTCGAACCATGGAACAGCGTACGTGTCACCTTGTCTATACCCAAAGAAGCGGCAGTGAAGCTACGAAGGCTCGCCGCCGAGGGGAACAGTGCTCTGCGGGCTCTTGGTATACTTTCTGTTCAACTAGAGGGCGACACCGTACTATCGCTAAGGCTGGTTGGGCAGGAAATTGTGTTGAGAACGG ATAACTCGACCACCACAGGCCCAACTACTGCTAACAACGGGAACAGTGGCTTGGGAGAACTGACACGGATTCTTTCCCAGCAGCAAAGTCACCAGCAGCATCATCATGTTCAACTACAGCATGGCCAGCAACTATCTTTATCCCATGAACCTATGGCAGGTCCTTCGAAGGCTCCTCCTCATGTACAGCACAAGCCAACGCTTCCACCTGCTACTCCCGTGCCCGTAACTGCTGCAACCCCGATAGTAAATGGACCCGCTACTGTGGATGGTGCTGTGTTCAAGTCCCCAAACACCATTTGTCCCATGGATGGCAAATTGCCAGTCCCCATTCCGAATGTCGTAGAGAGCTGCGAATATCCATTCGAGAGCATGACCCAGGCGAGGGTTATACAGCGACGGGAAAATACCCTCGGTATTGTTCCGACTGCAGGTCCAAGTGGTGTCGCAAAAGCGTCATTAGTGCCTAATAGTAATCATTTCGTGGCACCAAACCCACCACCGCCTCCACCTCCACCTTCGTACCAAGCAGCAATAGCAGCGGTTTCTACGATAAAAAGTGGCCCGGCAAGTGTTGGTGCTGTTGGAGGTTCTGCCACCACCGGAAGCATAGGAAATGTGGCAATGACTAGTCCACTGTTGGTGAATTTGTTGCAAAATGAAAGTGTTATTCCGCAGAGTTTGACATCCACGTCGAAAATAGTGCCGCTAATAAAGCAAGAGCTTATAACAGCGGGTGTTACAAGTGCGAACACGATTCTTGGAAAGGCTTCGGCCGTGATTGGAATTACGTCCAATTCTAATCTTGTGAACGTTATCAATGACAATGAACAAATTGTGAATAGTGGTGGTCGTCAGACACCAACGTGTGCCGTAACAAATAGTACTAACAATCCAGTGCAACCAGTGATCGTGAATAACAGTGGAGTCACAGTGACAGTTACACAAACGGCAGCAGCCCCTATAACGTCAAATAGTGCAGTGACCGCACAGCATACACTTTTAGTGAACAACTCTAACGCTGGTGTTGTGCCAATTGTCACGGGACCGGTAACCGGACCAACGATCAGTGCTAGTGCTAATACAAATCTTAATATAATGACAAACAATAGTAACATAACCAATACCGCTAGTAACAATCAGAATGTTTTGAATGTACCGCCTTCTCTAGTAACTCCACCAATATCAGTGCCTTCTTCAAGTAAAAACGTTAGcgtgcaacaacaacaaccaagaATAAATTGTGGCTCCAGTGGAGCTGGCATGATAAGGCCTTCCACGACTCAACAAGCTCTGCGATCTCAGTCGATGGGAGTGGGGAtcgttcaacaacaacaacaacaacaacaacagcgaccACATTTATTGACCCTGCATCAGACGCATTCCCAGCAGATAAACATAAGTCGATTTTCAGTCCAGCAACATCAGAACATACCTTTCAGACAACCATCAGCACCTCAAATGCaaccacaacaacaacaaccaacacCGGCGAACTCTCGATGGGCAGCACCGGTGTCTATGGATTCTGCCACGAAATCTAGCTATCAGGAGTTCACTCGGTATCAAATGCAATACAATCTCAGTCAACAGCAGTTGAACAAACAACCGCAAAATGCAACACCGGCTGGGAATAGCGACCTTCTCGGCCTCGGCAGTCTGAGTGATCTACCGGATTTTGGGAAGAACGATCTAGATTCGCTTCTACCAACATTGAATTCTGCCGATCTTGATGGAGCTTTCCTTGACGGATTAGACCTCGATCTTGAGCAGTCATTGACACCCACCGGAGGCCCGTTGGCAAAACCAGAGCGAAAATGGAAACAGCAGTGTTTGATTAATCCTTTGACTGGTGAACTGGAAGAAACACAGATAGAGGAAAGTGCCGAAGAGAATGATGAGGATGCTTCGAAGAACTTTCCGGAATTTCACTCGGAAATGTCGAACTCGTTGTACTCTGACGATGACACCTCTTGTAGTACTGGTTTCTCGAAGTTCACCTCGGACGTTAGTGATACGGAACGATCTATTCCAGTGGAAGGTGCGAGCTCGGGAGGGCTTAGCAACGCATTGCATGGAGCAGCTAATGCTTCGCTTGGTAAACTTGGTAAACCTGGTaaagtgaaaaaagaaaaactgaAAGACGGAACTAAGAGTGCGTCAAAAACGAAGGAAAAGAAACCACGTGAGAAGAAATCGGCTTTATCTCTGAAACAGGTGAAGACTAAAGCAAAAATTGTTTCCACCGAAAGTGGCGGTGAATCGCCCGGAAGTCAAGAGAAAATCAAGCTTCGCTTGAAACTAGAAAAATCGGAATCCATTAGTGTCAGTTTGGTGCAACCTCAACCAATTAGTGGCAGCAGCGTCAGTGGTTTGAGTAGCAGTAAAAAAGTGCAATCGTCACAGGTGTTGATAGGAAGCTCCAGTACGCATAGCGGTTTTGGAAATATTACTAGTGCATCGGCGGTTAGCGTTGGCATGGCATCATTGCAGACGTCCCTATCCGCAAGTTCGCTCTCTCCTTCTTCACCTGCCTTGTCTGTTGTTAGTTGTTTAACGCAACAACATCAACAGCACCAACAGTCATTGTCTCAGCAAGCTCTTAATAGTGCATTCACTGGTACGAATAACAGTGCTGGAATTACTACCTCCAACAGTAGTGCGAGTTTGCAAACACCGTCTCCCGCTGGCGAGGAGCTACGTGTGCCCCCTTTACACATAAGTTTAAGAGGGAAAAATTCAGTGGTTATTAAAAATTCGAGAAAAGACCGGAAGAAAAGTCAAAGTAGTGAGGAGAACAGCGATGGGAACAATTTTCAGCATAGCAAAAAGAATGCAATTAAAAGAAGTAGCCATTCCACTGACAGTCGGTTAACAGTGGTCATGACGAGCGACGCCAGTATTCGGTTGAAACTTGAAGACTCAGGAGTGTCTGCAACACCTGGATCTTCTTCTATGCCATCATCGCCGAATCATCACAATCACATAAGTATTGGCAATAGTGGAACTGGTTGTGCAACGACTACTTCTATTGTAAATTCAAAAGTGAAATCGAATAAAATAGAAGATCTGAATCATCCCACGGTCATAGGAAGCGAGCTGATCGGTTCGGAGCATCATCATAAACGATGCGCAGCCGACTCTGTGCACAGTCCGAATGGGTTGATGTGTCCGGAGAAGAAACGACGCCTTAGCAGTGGCCCTAGCGGTAATCAACAGCAAACCAGCTCAATCGATGATCTGAGTGTGAATTCGAGCAGTACCAGTGCGGCCACCAGTATAAACGAGATCAATGAAATCTACGAAACACTAATCTCGACCACTGCAAGTGGTCCTATTGGATCGACAAACGTTGGCACGTTGCCACATTCGTCGCTCCTAGCAGCGGCAACGTCGTCAGCAAAAAACTTGAAGAGCTCCAGCACGAACAACagtatcaacaacaacaacgcgtTTGGCAAATGCATTAGCAACAACAAAACTCTTGTAAAGCCAGCGCAGTCGAGCCCAACGACGTCGTCTGTGTCCTCGCCTGGAGCTCTAGCAGCTGCACCAAATACTTTGAGCTCGACACAGTCCTCAAAACTATCGTCTTCATCTCCTTCATCGGAAGCATCCGAGAGTGGGAAGCTCTCAAGTGAAAGAAATTCCGATATATCCGGTGGGGAGACCGATGGAAAGGACACCGAATGTAGCAGAAAAAGCTGCGATATAGCAACCACTACCTCAGGTTTAGAACTATCTGTGAATCAGCGAATAAACAACACCCATCACCATCATCACAATCGGCCACCCGAGAAAATGGGCGATTCCCTTCCGAACTGCGACCCATCGACAACTCCGCTCCAAGTTCCAACGATAGCCAATGCCGGTGGACATATGTTGGGACAAGGAGTACGTGGCTCACCTGGTTCTCAGGCCCAGGGCGAAGACAGTGGCATCGAATCGATGGATGCACTGTCGGAGAAAAGTCCTCACCAACTGTCCCACAGTCCACAAGGGAATGAGCCAAACAAATTACTCAGGATGGATAGCCCTAAAGCGAAAGTAGCTGTGACTGTCGATCCGAAGGAACTGCTGAAGGTCGACTGTACcagtaacaacaacaacagtcaCGTGAACTTGGATGAGTACATAGACATCGAGGCAGCACTAGCTAAAATGGAAGGTTTGAACGACATACAAGTGGCTGCAACCACCGAACGCACGGCGAAATTGAACGGCGACCATTCTACGCTAATGCAACCGGCAAAGCAAGAGTTGGATCTTCTCGACCACAATACTCTCATGAAACTTGATAGCGCAAATCTTAGCAAAATTCTCGACGACATCGACGACGATGAGCTGGTGATGTCGGATACTGCTTTAAAGGGGAATAGTGTCGAAGTGTCTTCCAGTGAAATAATATCCCTAGAGCAGAAGTCAGCCGGGTTAACCGGAAAAGAGGCAGAAGACTGGTATGAGAAGGCAGGGAAAaggcaacagcaacagcagcagcagcagcaaacggAGGAGGAAGCAAATGATATACTCACTAATAGTAGTAACAATAATCTTGCGGACAAGGCCGAGATTAAGCTGGATACCAAGCAACTTGTGCTAGATGATTGTTGTAGCAATAAGGAGGTGTTAAGTTTAAAAAACGAATGTGATAGTAAGGTAATTGACTGTAAATCTGTAATTAAAATTGATTCCGAGGAGGCTATCGTTAATAATATAAAACAGGAACAGAGCGGTAACAAAGCAAATGCCGAAAACAGTAACAGCAAAACGTTGGTTGCTGAATTGGGGGAGCAAACACATGCGGAGAAAGTTACTTTCAACGCTCAAGTATCTTGTGTAGAGCTAAAGGAACTGAAAGTTGGAGATTTAAACAATATTGCTGAGCCTAAGCCACGCCACGAACAGCCACCACTGTACAGCTATTCTAGTGAGAAAGCTCGTGAGCGTCGATCGGCTGCCAGCTCTACTTCTTCAACTTCCTCGACCCCTACCGTCATGGAAATTATAGATTTGGATGATTCTGGCAAATCTAATGATGTTGAGCATCTACCGAATCAACCACAAAATAAGGAGATTCATTCGCCACTTTCAATTGATATTCCTTTACATCCAGAATCCGGCGAAAATCGAGTTAGGACACGAGCGTCGAGCAAGCTAGAAAGTCCTTTAGAGCCACCTCGGCAGAGTCCTTCAGTTGATTCTCCAGCTGCGGAAAGGTTGAAAAGCACCACCAAACAATCTGAAAAAAGTTCTAATGCAAACACAACCGCACCCGTTAGTGGTGACCGAATGAGCCCGAAAACGCTTTTAAAATCTAGCAAACGAAAACGTCAGGGTTCAGAGAGCTCAACTCAATCTTGCATCAGTGATGACATACCAAGCCGTGCGAAAAAGCCTCGAAAGGCAGCGGCTGCTGTGGCATGCGCTGAAAAGCCGAAGAAAGCTAACGCAAGTCGCAGTGTACAAAAGAGAAAGACAGCGTCTCCTCCAAACACAACAGTCATGCCGGCTACGACTCCAACGGTAGAAGACTCATCTGACAGTGATGAGCCTTTGATTGAGATAGCGGGTAAATTTCGAAATTCTAAACTAACTAAACCAAGTTCTTCTTCTACTACCACTTCTTCTACAAATTCTACTACTTCGTCTACAACACCATCATCAACCTACTCCTCATCCTCCTCTACAACAGGTACCAGTATTGGATCGTCGACCTCGTCTGCGGCATTGATAACTGAGAAAGAGAAAACACTTCGAAATCACAAGACACCGACAAATTCCAAAGCTAGCGGTAGTAGCTCGCATAACACATCCGTGTCATCGGCGTCATCGAATAGTGCTGGCTCGGGTGGTACGACTGTTCATAGATCCAATGCTCTGCTCAAATCTGCGCATCATGCCTCGGCTTCGGTAAATACCAATGCAACTTCGGTTTCGGACGAAAAGATTAGTACCCGTAGAAGCGTTCGAATGACCACATCAACGCTATCGACAGCCGCCATGAATAGCAAGGCTAAAGCAAATGCCTCGACTGTTTCAGCAGTTCAACATTCTGTTACTAGTAGTGCCAGCTCGGATAACCAGAAAGAATCCGTGAACCATCACAACGCATCTCAGCACAAAAGTAATCATCATGTAAATCATCAGCACTCGTCTGCAAGTAATCCCAAGGTTGTCGTATCGGCGGGGGATTCAAAAACTGCTGCAGGAAGTATAGCTTTAGCGGCTACTGAACCCAGCACTACCACCACGATGGAGGTGCGGCGAAAAACAAGGAGTGCGG gCCTAGACCCCACCACAGAGGGTCGACGGAGACGAGTTTCCCGCGACAGCAAGTGA